In the Numenius arquata chromosome 26, bNumArq3.hap1.1, whole genome shotgun sequence genome, TTTTGGTTTAAATGAGAAGTGGTTTATTTTTATGACTAAGTAGTTGAAAAGCTGCGCTGGGAATTCCACCATCAAAGCCCTGCCTGAGCAACAAAGGCTGGgttattttaatttatgaaaGGGTTACAGCCTTTGAAGCTAAATATAATGCAACCAGTGGCTTCCTGTCCTGTAACACATACCTTGTGTGTTCTTGTGCGACTTGGGGGATAAGAAGCCCCAGGTCCTGCAGGCAGTTAGCCctggacatgtggtgagagcatGGGCTTCCCTTAAATGAGGAACTTGTAAACGCTccacagcagaaaatgcaaactTGGTTGTGTTAAAGAAACATCCTAAATAAGAAAGACTTTGCTTTTAGAGGCTCAGAGCGGCCACAGCTCTCCTCAGCTTCCCGAGGCACGGGCTTCGGGAACCACCGCGAACAGAGCCCACCCTTGTTCAAAGGCCAAGACGTGTGTTTAGGAGACGAGCTGTGGGCATCCGACTTGTGCATTTTGGCTTTAAGCCCTGAGCTCGCAAATGTTCAAATCAGCGGAGACCAGCAAAATTGCTCATCTGTGCGCTGCGAAGGAGCTTTGCAGGATCGGGGTGTAAATAAATCTGAGACCCAGtaaagaaatcacattttcaaCCTAAATAGGTATATTCAAGATACCTTAGCGGACGGCGTATAACGTCCTGCCTTGGCGTTTCAGCTCCTCTTTTGCATcacatttcttcctccttttactCAGCTGTCGTTTGGGCCACTTTGCAGTCACCGGGCACAAGGCAGGTAACTTTATTTGGAGGGGAGCTGGTGATCCCCTCGGGAGAGCTGCTTGGCTTAAGGGCGAGTTTTGCAGGAAGCCCGTTCCAGCATCACAGCAAAAATTATATGGGAGCTGCATTCGATTTTGTGATGCAAAGCCCACGGCTTTTGTGTGGGAGTAGAAAGAATGGTTTTATTTAATGACCTGCTGAGTTTTCCATTTGGTTTATTGAACAAGAATTGGGGTGAGGGAGAAGCTCTGCTCAGCAAAACCCTGTGCCTGCGCAGTACGGGCAGAAACTTGTGTCTTTTCTGGCTTGAAATACTGTGAAATACTGCAAAATGTGGTGTCCAGAGGGCCAAACCACACGGTGCTGCTGGAGCACAAGGTCAGCCAGGCTCTTCAGTGGGACGGTGATGGTTAAATCgagctgtggggtttgggggggagggagcagggctggggtcaCCCCACGTGTCCTCACAGCGGTTTGCAGCAAGGTCAGACCATACTCCTTGCTGCTCACAAAGGGGAGGTTTTGCAGTTTGCATGCGTGAAAAAACCACTTTGCTGGCCAGATGGACCACCTTCCTGCGCATCCTTCTTGTAGTGAGAAGGGTCCAGAAGGTCAGTGCGTGTCTGTAGGTGCTTTCACACATGTCTAGTGAcccttcttttctcatttttccaccCAATAATTGTTCTAGCATGCTACCTCTGGGGATTCTGGTTTCAGGTACGAAGCTAGTCAGACTGAAACTGGTGAaatgggttgttttggtttgggtttggtgccCATCAGGTCCTCGTTTCATGTTGGTTAAAACCAGATTTGCTCCATTCTTCTTGAACTAAAAATACGGCCGCCTTTGTCAGGCGAAGGGGTTGGTGCTAATCAAAACCATGGCTCCGCCGTGTCGATGGGCTCTGGTGGGGAGgagcgggaggggaaggggctggctggggtcggggggggggctcCACGCTGTTCCCGTTGCCTCCCTGAGACCCGCTGCTCCAGGGCTTGTCCTGGCAGGACCTTCTCATCTAAGCCCAGCCCGTGGCTGCTCCCCGGCCGGGAAAGGGCACGTCCCCGGAGCCACCCTCGCTCGCTTTTCGGCACCGTGGCCTGGAGCTCGTGAATTCTCGAAAGCCTATTTAACGGGAATGAGCCTTGCTAAGCTGGTGAGTCTAAAATTAGCCTTGCCAGCTGTGTTGCAGCTGGCAGGGACATGTTAGACCGgctcctctctgcttccttcGGTTCGGGGCTGTGAGTTACAGCCTCTCTTattccacctctttttttttttttttttccctgttgctgGTTTGAGTGCCCCTCTCTCGGCACCCGTGTGGCTTTTACACTCAGCCTTTGCCACCTGGGGGGAATTTGGGCTTCTAACGTGGGGCAACGCACAGTGAGCAACTCGCAGGGTGGGGGAATGGGATTTCTGCCCCACGGGACGGGGGTTGCAGCCCGGCAGAGTGTGGGGACCACAGGGACAGCCCCCTGCAGAGGTGCGAGGTCTGGGTGTGATGTTCAGGGGGTTTGAGTCCTTTCAAAGGAGCGCAGAGGGATGCGCTGGGGACGTTGTCCTGGGATCGGCGGGGTCTCATCCCTGGGGCTCTTTCCCAGGCCGGTGCTTCTCATGGAAGCTCCCCCCGGAGCAGGACCAGGTTGTCCCTCGACGGCTGGTGGTGAgcggtggctggagcagagcaagcGCTCGCTCTGGGCGGCAGCAGCCCTTCGGTCCCCTCGCCTCTCACGAGGCTGGAACTCGGGTTTGGGCTGTTTTCTGTCGCCATGGCTCTCGTGGCAcgcaggggaagggctggggcttttcagcagatttttggAATAGCTCTCAGTTTGAAATACACGTTATTGTCTGACTTGTGACCCGTTATTGTTACCACAACCCACCGCGCTCTCTTTGGCCAGCTTTGAATGAGGCTTCCTCTGTCCAtcaccagctgctctgcagcccgTGTCCCACCACCGCCTGCTCCCACATTACCTCATTCAGTTGCTCCGTGTGTTTTTTAAGAGCTGAtagacttttctcctttttcttttgagcaTTTCTCAATCATTTCCagcaaggaaatggaaaaaaaaaaacctataaccTTTCCTATTGCCTTTTCCTGCACCTGGTGGTCTTGAGAGCAGAAGGGTTGGGAGAGCAGGACCTGACACAAATCCTCCCTTTCTCGctcagtggatgaggtggctgatGAATTGTCTCTGGCAACTACAGGAGGGAGAGATCGGCAAGTGGCTCTGTAGCAGGAAAACCCCATTTCCTACAGTCCAGACTTTTGTCTGGTGCCCGCTCCGGCTGCAGACCACGGTCCCCAGAGCCCAGTGCTGCTCTGGCCACGGTGGCTTTGGCCATGGCACCGATGGGGTATCTCAATTCAAAGCACATCGCAAAGCAGGTACCTGACAGAGCGCCCGGCTGCGCTGCCGGGACCACCGACGGGATGTGGGACCCCGAGAGACCAGTGTGGGCTCCCTCTCCCAGCCTTGGGGTGCCTGTGCTGGCTGCACCACGGTTGTGCCCTggtttaaatcatagaatcatagaatggttagagttggaagggaccttaaagatcatcgagttccaacccccctgccctgggcagggacacctccactagagcaggttgctcaaagccccatccagcctggccttgaacccctccagggatggggcatccacagctttcctgggcaacctgttccagtgcctcaccaccctcacaggaaagaatttcctcctaatatctaatctaaatctcccctcatccaatttaaacccattaccccttgtcctgtcactacacttcctgacaaagagtccctctccggctctcctgtaggctcccttcagatatcggaaggctgctctgaggtctccccggagccttctcttctccaggctgaacaatcacagtgctctcagcctgtcttcataggggaggtgctccatccctctgaccatcttcgtggccctccgctggacccgttccaacaggtccatgtccttcctgtgttgaggactccaaagctggacacagtgctccaggtggggtctcacgagtgcagagcagaggggtagaatcacctcccgcgacctgctggccacacttctcctgatgcagcccaggatggggttggctttttgggctgccagcacgcactgccggctcatgttgaacttctcatccaccaacacccccaagtccttctcctcagggctgctctccagccattctctgcccttAAAGCTGGGAAGAGCTCTGAGCTCACTGGCACCACAGCGTGGTGTGTCCTAGTTGGCAAGACTTGCTCGGCCTCCGCATCCAGATGCTGCTATATTAGAAGCTGCTTTATTGGACCAAAGCTGGTCTGTGTTTTCCCCAGGGATCTCCATCCAGAGGGGCTGGGTGAGCGTGGCCGCCCCCGCTCTGCCCATGGGCACAGGTCACAGTCCCAGCACCGTGGTGAGACCAGGAATAGCTGGGAATTGAGTGTCCCAGAGCAGGATCTCACCCCTGGGGTGCTGCCTGcccgtcctgctctggctccccTTGCAGAGGGTCCGCAGAGGTCCTGGGCGCCTCTGGAGCACACGCCACTGTCTTCTCTCTGGAGGAAACCAGACAGGCCAAACCCGGGATCTCGCCGCTTGTGCGGAGGTTTCTGTGGAGGGCTTTGGTGGGCTGTAATTAAACCCAGAAGTGTTTCCGTAGGAGCTTTTTGATGAGATTGCGCAGGGCGGGAACAGAGGGTGCTGAgcggaaggggcggggggagatGCTCCCCGGAGCACAGATGGGGCTCGGGGGCTGCTCTCCTTTAAAGTCCCGTCTGAGCGAGATCTGATGGGAAATCAAAGCTCCAGCTCTTGTGGGGTCAGCGTGATTTCGAGAGATAAAAAGCAGAGCTTATTTAGTGCCAGAGCCTGACTCTGCATCAGCTCCcggcagaggcagctgcagtgGGTCTGGGGTTTCCGTGCCTTCCCCCCTTGGTTTGGTGGGGACCCTCCCAGGGTGGCTGGGCTGTCACCGGCTCTGCGTGACGACCTCCTTTGTGTTTCCCCCCGTGGCGTCAGACCTGCAGCGAGACGTGGTGGCCCAGGCGCAGCGTGTGGCCCCACATTTTTGCTCGGAAAAGGGGGTTCGGTCACTGGTGGTGCTGAAGGTGCTCCCGCACAGCCCCGGCGCTTCTCCCAGCGCCGAGGACGAACCAGCCGCTTGCCATTTCTGGCTCCCACCGAGCAACGACAGGCGCCAACTGTTCTTGTTTTTcaagctcttttttccccctctgtcctTCCCTAAATCCCCTTCCAGCCTCCATGTATTTCTCTGGAGATGAGAGCACGGGGCCTCCTTTCCTCCCCGACGCCTGGATTCTGCCTGGGGTACGTTTGCGCCGCCGGGGAAGGGTTTTCTGACCGTGGAAAGGCAGTGGTGTCTGCTGCCGGTGCCgcgctgagctgctgctgctctgcctggggatgctcCCCAGTCCACGGGACGATGGCTTGGCCTTGGTTTCTGCCCACTTTGAGTCAGCCCAGGCTCTCTCCGCTCTCACAGCGCATCTTCTTcacctctttttccccttcttccaccCTAAACACTtcggtttttttcttccccccccacccccgcaaaGGGTGCTCCTGCAGTCTGGGGCTGATTCACACCAGTGATCCCTGCACGATGCCTCCCATCACGTTCCAGGACCTGCCACTGAACATCTACATGGTCATTTTCGGCACCGGCATCTTTGTCTTCGTGCTCAGCCTCATCTTCTGCTGCTACTTCATCAGGTGAGCTGGGGGAGGGATGTGGCGGTGggttggggtccctggggcacccccagcccttcccggCGCCCCGTTGTTTTGTCCCACAACAACAGGAGCCGCTCGCCACGAGGATCTGCCCCGAGGAGCGGGGCTGGTCGCCCGCCGTGCTCAAGCCAGGCGCGATTGTGGTCCCCGTGGTCCCCTACggccagagcagggcaggaaacGCAGGAAGGGGCTCTTGTTTTTCAGGGGGACCACGCAGAGGGACGCATTGTGTCGGGCAGGGAAGGAGCGGGGCTGCACGGGAGAGGATGTGTCTTTACATTACACTCCCTGTTCAGGGAGGGCTATTTTTAAACCCCAAGCCGAGGCAGCAGCTGGTGTTTCTGCAGGGCCCGGGTGGCTCAGTCCTTCCCCCCGGCGATGCCCCGGCTCCGCCGGTGTCCCCTGCATCTCTCAGCCAGTTTTGGGACTGTGGAAACACGTCTCGGTGCCTCACTTGGAGGAGAAGCTCCACTGCGAGCGGTCCCCTTCTCCCCCGTGTCTTGCTGGGTTTCTCTGCCTGGGTGGTTTTCCCCGGtgccctctccccagccaaggtcacagcagggctgggagctgccggcGGGCGAGCGCTGGAAATACAGCGTTTCCTGCGCCGCGAACGACTTCCTAAAGCAAACAATCGGGGCTGCCGGCTCTTATCGCTCCCGGCTGCTGATTCCTGCCGGCGCTGGAGGCAGCACGGGGCCCCGCGGCGCGGCTCTGCCCGGGGCATGGTAGACTCGGGGCCGCTTATCCCCAAATCCTGGTAGGGAAGAGTGCGTCCCCTCCCCGATTCCAGGTGCCTCCCGAATATGTTTGGCCACACTGTTCAGGATCTTGTTAAAACTGACGgtgcctttttctcccccctctccagCAAACTGCGGCACCAGGCTCAGAGCGAGCGGTTTGGGTACAAGGAGGTAAAGTTGATGGTTGTTTTCTTGCACGGGGCCGAGCGGGAGGTGGGGGCAGGCAggtggggacacagcagggacccGATGCTGCTTGTCCCCAGGTGGGCTCAGGGGTTCAAAAGCAGCGTGACGGGACACACTGCCCGCTGTGCCTGGGATGGACCTGCCCGGCTTggttcacagaatcccagaatggtatggggttggaagggacctctggagatcacccagtccaaccccctgccaaagcaggtccacccagagcaggtcccacaggaacgtgtccaggtggggtttgaatgtctccagagaaggagactccaccacctccctgggcagcctcttccagggctctgccaccctcacaggaaagaagttcctcctcgtgtttaggtggaacttcttatgttcaagtttgtgcccattccctcttgtcctgtcactgggcaccactggaaaaagactggccccatcctcctgacacctcctGGCAAAATCCTTCCTGATGTTAAatcctctgcctccttttctccctcaggTGGTTCTCAAGGGCGATGCCCGGAGGCTGAACGTGCACGGGGTGAGCGGTACCGCCTctgggctgggatggagttgggaCTGACGGGGACGATGCTCTGGGGCATGTCCCCTCGGCTCCGTGGGGCCAGAGGCGGCTCACAGGCAGAGGGAGGCCGGGatggggatgtgggcacctcacGGCTGGGAATCGGGAGGGAAAACCCCTCCTTGGGGGTGTTTTGGGAACTGGGCTGAGCTCCCAGCTGGAAATACCCGGGAAGAGTAGTGGGATTTCATGGCCATGGCATTGCTGGTGGGAGCGGGGCCACGCGTGGGCGTCACGCCGGGGTCCCACGTGTTCGCAGCCGCCCTCACCCTCCGTCTCGCCTCCCGCAGCAGACCTGTGCCGTCTGCCTGGAGGATTTTAAGGCGAaggaggagctgggggtgctgccgTGCCAGCACGCCTTCCACAGAAAGTGAGTAacggccggcgggggggggggaataggaatttcatacaatcacagaatggtttgggttggaagggaccttaaagcccatcccgtcccaccccctgccctgggcagggacacctcccaccagaccaggttgctccaagccccctccaacctggccttgaacccctccagggatggggcagccacagcttctctgggcaacctgggccaggctctcaccaccctcacagcaaagaacttcttccccacatctcagctccatctcccctcttccagtgtcaaacccttccccctcctcctagggctcccctccctcatccagagtccctccccagctttcctggagccccttgagggactggaaggggctccaaggtctctccggagccttctcttctccaggctgaacccccccaactctctcagcctgtcctcccagcagaggggctccagccctcccagcatcagaTGTTTCTGGAGGGCTTGGGTGCGAAGGGGACACATCCCTGTGATCTGGAGGTCTTGTAGCCACCAAGCTGCGGCACTTGCCTCGAACCTGGCcttgggacacctccagggatcacagaatcacatggggtcggaagggacctctggagatcacccagtccaacctcctgccaaagcaggtcccacaggaacgtgtccaggtggggtttgaatgtctccagagaaggagactccaccacctccctgggcagcctcttccagggctctgccaccctcacaggaaagaagttcctcctcacgtttaggtggaacttcttatgttcaggtttgtgcccgttgcctcttgtcctgtccctgggcaccactggaaaaagactggccccctcctcctgacacccacccttgatgagatcccccctcagtctgctcttctccagactaaaaagccccaagtccctcagcctttcctcatcagagagatgctccaggcccctcagcatctttgtagccctttgctggaccctctccagcagttccctgtccttctggaactggggaacccagaactggtcccagtactgggatggagggctggggggggggcgggggggtggttcCTCATCCTCC is a window encoding:
- the RNF122 gene encoding RING finger protein 122, translating into MPPFQWCNGCSCSLGLIHTSDPCTMPPITFQDLPLNIYMVIFGTGIFVFVLSLIFCCYFISKLRHQAQSERFGYKEVVLKGDARRLNVHGQTCAVCLEDFKAKEELGVLPCQHAFHRKCLVKWLEVRCVCPMCNKPMAGPAQPRAGIGTLLDELV